The following are from one region of the Stigmatella ashevillena genome:
- a CDS encoding YihY/virulence factor BrkB family protein yields the protein MRLLKLKHLSWREFGRRFIKEFQEDTATDCAAQLSYYFLFSLFPLLFFLVTLAAYLPFAPGTVEAMLQRIAPLVPGDALSLIDEHLRSLVNQPRPKLLTLGLGVALWSASRGVDALRKALNLAYDVPESRPVWKTQGVAMLMTLVGTLLLPLSFTVFLLGGRVGQWFAERLQLIDAFHLFWSWLRWPFTAGLVMLMLALCYYVLPDVKQRFKYITPGSMLGTVLWLVSTWAFTQYVDEFGNYNVTYGSIGGVVVLLTWLYISGLIFIVGGEVNAILEHASLDARSKAKGARAPGEPSPLEPPLKTPGAAKSASSARKTRYAFWRWKRRVARGQAPEPSEPQEPSNPTVH from the coding sequence ATGCGACTGTTGAAACTCAAACACCTCTCGTGGCGTGAGTTCGGTCGGCGCTTCATCAAGGAGTTCCAGGAGGACACCGCCACCGACTGCGCCGCGCAGCTCTCGTACTACTTCCTCTTCTCGCTCTTTCCGCTGCTGTTCTTCCTCGTCACGCTGGCGGCGTACCTGCCCTTCGCGCCGGGGACGGTGGAGGCGATGTTGCAGCGCATCGCGCCGCTGGTGCCGGGGGATGCCCTGTCGCTGATCGACGAGCACCTGCGCTCGCTGGTGAACCAGCCCCGGCCCAAGCTGCTCACCCTGGGGCTCGGGGTGGCGCTCTGGTCGGCCTCGCGCGGGGTGGATGCGTTGCGCAAGGCGCTCAACCTCGCCTACGACGTGCCGGAGTCACGGCCCGTGTGGAAGACGCAGGGCGTGGCCATGCTGATGACGCTGGTGGGCACGCTGCTGCTGCCCCTGTCCTTCACGGTGTTCCTGCTGGGCGGTCGGGTGGGGCAGTGGTTCGCCGAGCGGCTCCAGCTCATCGATGCGTTCCACCTGTTCTGGTCGTGGCTGCGGTGGCCGTTCACGGCCGGGCTGGTGATGCTGATGCTGGCGCTCTGCTACTACGTGCTGCCGGACGTGAAGCAGCGCTTCAAGTACATCACCCCGGGCTCCATGCTGGGCACGGTGCTGTGGCTGGTGAGCACCTGGGCCTTCACCCAGTACGTGGATGAGTTCGGCAACTACAACGTGACGTACGGCTCCATCGGAGGGGTGGTGGTGCTGCTGACGTGGCTCTACATCAGCGGCCTCATCTTCATCGTCGGCGGAGAGGTGAACGCCATCCTGGAGCACGCTTCGCTGGACGCGCGCTCGAAGGCGAAGGGGGCGCGGGCCCCGGGCGAGCCTTCACCGCTCGAGCCGCCCCTCAAGACGCCCGGCGCGGCCAAGAGCGCCAGCAGCGCGCGCAAGACGCGGTATGCCTTCTGGCGCTGGAAGCGGCGCGTGGCCCGGGGACAGGCCCCCGAGCCCTCCGAGCCTCAGGAGCCGTCGAACCCCACCGTGCACTGA
- the queG gene encoding tRNA epoxyqueuosine(34) reductase QueG, translated as MSSLPTASLRQLAEAVGFDLVGFSRAEPIPPEVLCSWVEAGYAADMDWMGERAAERLDVRLLLPGAKTVVTFANNYYRDDPEAADSPIARYARGRDYHSTLRDRMKAFRKALQETYPGIGTYGGVDSGPMMEKVWAARSGMGYVGKNGCFITERYGSWVLLATLILDAEVDVYGEGPAADRCGPCRRCLLSCPTGALVGNGRVDARACLSYQTIENRNQEVPEAFRVAMDSLVFGCDICQDVCPLNRKPVFAESPRFAPRAVAGLGVMELAGLTPEQYAQFVPGTALARARYDGLRRNAIYALGAARHEQARALLEKLSGESSEPVRSAAQWALLQLAS; from the coding sequence TTGAGTTCCTTGCCGACCGCGTCGTTGCGTCAGCTGGCCGAAGCCGTGGGCTTCGACCTGGTGGGCTTCTCGCGCGCGGAGCCCATTCCTCCGGAAGTGCTCTGCTCCTGGGTGGAGGCCGGATACGCGGCGGACATGGATTGGATGGGCGAGCGGGCGGCGGAGCGCCTGGATGTCCGCCTGCTCCTGCCCGGCGCGAAGACGGTGGTGACCTTCGCCAACAATTATTACCGGGATGATCCCGAGGCCGCCGACTCGCCCATCGCCCGGTACGCCCGGGGGCGGGATTACCACTCGACGCTGCGGGACCGGATGAAGGCCTTCCGCAAGGCGCTCCAGGAGACGTACCCCGGCATCGGAACCTACGGCGGCGTGGACAGTGGCCCGATGATGGAGAAGGTGTGGGCGGCCCGCTCGGGGATGGGCTACGTGGGCAAGAACGGCTGCTTCATCACCGAGCGCTACGGCTCCTGGGTGTTGCTGGCCACGCTCATCCTCGACGCGGAGGTGGACGTCTATGGAGAGGGGCCTGCCGCGGACCGGTGTGGCCCCTGCCGCAGGTGTCTCCTGTCCTGCCCCACGGGGGCGCTGGTGGGCAACGGCCGCGTGGATGCCCGCGCGTGCCTGTCGTACCAGACCATCGAGAATCGCAACCAGGAGGTGCCCGAGGCCTTCCGTGTCGCGATGGACAGCCTCGTCTTCGGCTGTGACATCTGCCAGGACGTGTGCCCGCTCAACCGCAAGCCTGTCTTCGCCGAGAGCCCCCGTTTCGCCCCTCGGGCCGTCGCGGGTCTGGGCGTGATGGAACTGGCCGGGCTCACCCCCGAGCAATACGCGCAGTTCGTTCCGGGAACAGCGCTCGCGCGGGCGCGCTATGACGGGCTCCGGCGCAATGCCATCTACGCGCTGGGCGCGGCCCGCCACGAGCAGGCCCGGGCGTTGCTGGAAAAGCTCTCCGGGGAATCGAGCGAGCCGGTCCGGAGCGCTGCGCAGTGGGCGCTCCTGCAACTGGCCTCGTGA
- a CDS encoding cob(I)yrinic acid a,c-diamide adenosyltransferase, whose amino-acid sequence MKIYTKSGDAGETGLFGGGRVPKDDARVDAYGEVDELNATLGLARSLSLPGALEGQLQQLQEQLFTVGAVLATPAGTKASAHIPVLKAEWVEAMEQAIDAFEGELPKMTHFILPGGSQASSALHLARTVCRRAERRVIPLVREGTVPAETVVFLNRLSDLLFVMARVANHRAGVADVKWIPEKPAK is encoded by the coding sequence ATGAAGATCTACACGAAGAGCGGCGATGCGGGAGAGACGGGGCTCTTTGGGGGTGGGCGTGTTCCGAAGGACGACGCGCGGGTGGATGCCTATGGCGAGGTCGATGAGCTGAACGCGACGCTGGGCCTGGCACGCAGCCTGTCGCTCCCGGGGGCGCTGGAGGGGCAGTTGCAGCAACTCCAGGAGCAGCTCTTCACCGTGGGCGCGGTGCTGGCGACGCCTGCGGGCACCAAGGCCTCCGCGCACATTCCGGTGCTCAAGGCGGAGTGGGTCGAGGCCATGGAACAGGCCATCGATGCGTTCGAGGGCGAGTTGCCGAAGATGACCCACTTCATCCTGCCCGGGGGCAGTCAGGCGTCGAGCGCACTGCACCTGGCGCGCACGGTGTGCCGCCGGGCGGAGCGGCGGGTCATTCCCCTGGTGCGCGAAGGAACGGTCCCGGCAGAGACGGTGGTTTTCCTCAATCGCCTCTCGGACCTGCTTTTTGTCATGGCCCGGGTGGCCAACCACCGGGCGGGTGTCGCGGATGTGAAGTGGATACCGGAGAAGCCCGCGAAATAG
- a CDS encoding thymidylate synthase, translated as MKQYLDLLERVLRDGAKRGDRTGTGTLSVFGPQLRFDLTQGFPLVTTKKLHLKSILHELLWMLRGDTSVRSLQAQGVTIWDEWADPQGNLGPVYGHQWRSWSGPQGQPIDQMRQLVEGLRKNPESRRHIVSAWNVADLPAMKLPPCHILFQFYVANGRLSCQLYQRSADLFLGLPFNIASYALLTMMVAQATGLTAHEFIHTLGDAHLYLNHVEQARTQLAREPRPLPRMQLNPEVKDLFAFRYEDFTLQDYEPHPAIKAPVAV; from the coding sequence ATGAAGCAATACCTGGACCTCCTGGAACGCGTCCTGAGGGACGGAGCGAAGCGGGGCGACCGCACGGGGACGGGAACCCTCAGTGTCTTCGGGCCGCAGCTCCGGTTTGATCTCACCCAGGGCTTCCCGCTCGTCACCACCAAGAAGCTCCACCTGAAGTCCATCCTTCACGAGCTGCTGTGGATGCTTCGAGGCGACACCAGCGTGCGCTCGCTCCAGGCGCAGGGCGTCACCATCTGGGACGAGTGGGCGGACCCACAAGGCAACCTCGGGCCCGTGTACGGCCACCAGTGGCGCTCCTGGTCCGGGCCCCAGGGCCAGCCCATCGATCAGATGCGCCAGCTCGTGGAGGGCCTGCGCAAGAACCCCGAGTCGCGGCGCCACATCGTCAGTGCGTGGAACGTGGCGGACCTGCCCGCCATGAAGCTGCCGCCCTGCCACATCCTCTTCCAGTTCTACGTGGCGAACGGGCGCCTGTCCTGCCAGCTCTACCAGCGCAGCGCCGACCTGTTCCTGGGGCTGCCCTTCAACATCGCCTCCTACGCCTTGTTGACGATGATGGTGGCGCAGGCCACGGGGCTCACCGCGCATGAGTTCATCCACACGCTGGGAGACGCCCACCTGTACCTCAACCATGTGGAGCAGGCGCGCACGCAGCTCGCTCGAGAGCCACGCCCCTTGCCCCGGATGCAGCTCAACCCGGAGGTAAAGGACCTCTTCGCCTTCCGGTACGAGGACTTCACGCTTCAGGACTACGAACCCCACCCCGCCATCAAGGCCCCCGTGGCCGTATGA
- a CDS encoding dihydrofolate reductase translates to MTLSAIVAMAANRVIGAHNQLPWRLPSDLARFKRLTLGHTLILGRKTYESIGRPLPGRTCVVVTRQRDYAPAGVQVVHSVEEALARAQGDSEAFIAGGADLYAQTQSLWNRLYLTRIEQDFPGDTWFPEVDLSAWRIIEQEHHPATGASGLPHAFLTYER, encoded by the coding sequence ATGACGCTCTCCGCCATCGTCGCCATGGCCGCCAACCGGGTGATCGGCGCCCACAACCAGCTCCCGTGGCGCCTGCCCTCGGATCTCGCCCGCTTCAAGCGGCTCACCCTGGGGCACACCCTCATCCTGGGCCGGAAGACATACGAGTCCATCGGCCGCCCCCTGCCGGGCCGCACCTGCGTCGTGGTGACGCGCCAGCGGGACTACGCGCCCGCGGGCGTCCAGGTGGTCCACTCGGTGGAGGAGGCCCTCGCGCGGGCACAGGGCGACTCCGAGGCCTTCATCGCCGGAGGCGCGGACCTCTACGCCCAGACCCAAAGCCTGTGGAACCGGCTCTATCTCACCCGCATCGAGCAGGACTTCCCAGGCGACACCTGGTTCCCCGAGGTAGACCTCTCCGCCTGGCGGATCATCGAGCAAGAACATCACCCCGCCACGGGCGCGTCAGGGCTCCCCCACGCCTTTCTCACCTACGAGCGGTGA
- a CDS encoding FTR1 family protein, which produces MNRAWIAVGVSLLIVWPWAARADEGASEGRTWHRLVGILQYLEADYPAAVESQSEFELTEQKSFIAEAMGAAQELGPAGLGFLPRLQEVKARVDQGTDPEGVSRDCGALVEDLVLAGGLARSPRRVPDLARGEKLFQVACASCHGADGRAQVSIAQTMEPTPANFQDPETMEGLTPYKAFNTTSFGVPGTAMPGYPTLSEDERWSLAFYVFTLRQPPCEGLPPRASLERLATATDPQLVAEHGEQHLACLRRKLPDADEERSLLTARGEVENALRQGAAGDFVGARNALLDAYLNGLEPVEVKLSARDPELVTRLEQAFLQARLAAEQRSPHLQDEGRELLSLLDQARRGSGHTADFFSVVWLTLFILLREGFEATIIVTALLASLRKLEATRHARVVHAGWISALGVGALAFLFGQHLLAGANRELLEGVAALLAVAMLLYAALWLNARANVSHFMGELRQKMQGALGRGSAMGVFTIAFTAVLRESFETALFLQGLALDSVSGVAWGTAAGLGALVGLVLFVRFVGYKLPMKTLFKASTVVLVATAVMLLGKGLHALQEIALLPLAPFPFVTVELLGVFPDLVSFVPQLVLALAPLVLLAIRRSRTARLAGASPQG; this is translated from the coding sequence GTGAATCGCGCATGGATCGCCGTGGGGGTGTCACTGCTCATTGTGTGGCCCTGGGCGGCCCGCGCCGATGAGGGCGCGTCCGAGGGGCGCACGTGGCACCGGCTGGTGGGCATCCTCCAGTACCTGGAGGCGGACTACCCGGCCGCGGTCGAATCCCAGTCCGAGTTCGAGCTGACGGAGCAGAAGAGCTTCATCGCCGAGGCGATGGGGGCCGCCCAGGAATTGGGGCCCGCGGGGCTGGGATTTCTTCCCCGTCTCCAGGAAGTCAAAGCGCGGGTGGATCAAGGCACGGATCCGGAAGGCGTGAGCCGGGACTGCGGGGCCCTCGTGGAGGATCTGGTGCTCGCCGGAGGCCTGGCCCGCAGTCCCCGCCGGGTGCCGGACTTGGCCCGGGGTGAGAAGCTCTTCCAGGTGGCCTGTGCCTCCTGCCACGGTGCGGACGGCCGCGCGCAGGTGAGCATCGCCCAGACGATGGAGCCAACGCCTGCCAACTTCCAGGATCCGGAAACCATGGAGGGCCTCACCCCGTACAAGGCCTTCAACACCACCAGCTTCGGCGTTCCCGGCACGGCGATGCCCGGCTACCCCACCCTCTCCGAGGACGAGCGCTGGTCACTGGCCTTCTATGTCTTCACCTTGCGCCAGCCGCCGTGCGAGGGCCTTCCGCCCCGCGCCTCGCTGGAGCGGCTGGCGACCGCCACGGATCCCCAATTGGTGGCGGAGCACGGCGAGCAGCACCTGGCCTGTCTGCGGCGGAAGCTGCCGGACGCGGACGAAGAACGCTCGCTGCTGACGGCCCGAGGCGAAGTGGAGAACGCGCTGCGCCAGGGCGCCGCCGGGGACTTCGTGGGCGCACGCAACGCGCTGCTCGACGCGTACCTCAATGGACTGGAGCCCGTGGAGGTGAAGCTGAGTGCCCGGGATCCCGAGTTGGTGACGCGCCTGGAGCAGGCCTTCCTCCAGGCACGGCTGGCCGCCGAGCAGCGCAGCCCGCACCTTCAAGACGAAGGGCGTGAGCTGCTCTCGCTGCTGGACCAGGCGCGGCGGGGCAGTGGCCACACGGCGGACTTCTTCTCCGTCGTCTGGCTGACCCTCTTCATCCTGCTGCGCGAGGGCTTCGAGGCCACCATCATCGTCACGGCCCTGTTGGCCTCGCTTCGCAAGCTGGAAGCCACCCGCCATGCCCGCGTCGTCCACGCGGGGTGGATCTCCGCCCTGGGGGTGGGCGCGCTGGCGTTCCTCTTTGGCCAGCACCTGCTGGCGGGGGCCAACCGCGAGCTGCTCGAAGGCGTGGCGGCGCTCCTCGCGGTGGCCATGCTCCTGTACGCGGCGCTGTGGCTCAACGCGCGCGCCAACGTGAGCCACTTCATGGGCGAGCTGCGCCAGAAGATGCAGGGCGCGCTGGGCCGGGGCAGCGCCATGGGCGTGTTCACCATCGCCTTCACGGCGGTGCTGCGCGAGAGCTTCGAGACGGCGCTGTTCCTCCAGGGGCTGGCGCTCGACTCCGTGTCAGGCGTGGCCTGGGGCACGGCCGCCGGCCTCGGGGCCCTCGTCGGCCTGGTCCTCTTCGTGCGCTTCGTGGGCTACAAGCTGCCCATGAAGACGCTCTTCAAGGCGTCCACCGTCGTGCTCGTCGCCACCGCCGTCATGCTGCTGGGCAAAGGGCTGCACGCGCTTCAAGAGATTGCCCTCCTGCCGCTGGCGCCCTTCCCCTTCGTGACCGTGGAGCTGCTGGGCGTCTTCCCGGACCTGGTGTCGTTCGTGCCGCAGTTGGTGCTGGCGCTGGCGCCCCTGGTCCTGCTCGCCATCCGCCGGAGCCGGACCGCGCGTCTGGCGGGGGCCTCGCCTCAAGGCTGA
- the rpoH gene encoding RNA polymerase sigma factor RpoH, with the protein MQASLTSTDSLSTYLSEINQYPLLTQQEEQALARSFRQGDLQAGHRLVTSNLRFVVKVAYEYRSYGLRMSDLIQEANIGLMKAVQKFDPDKGIRLISYAVWWIRAYIQGYVLKNWSLVKLGTTQAQRRLFFALARTRRELEKLGNTDGNIVNAEEIARKLNVKASEVREMEQRMGGRDLSLDAPMGEDGDATHMDFVASDSVSQADEVADRQEADLARTRIQQALQRLDPRERFIIEKRVMSDSEMTLSELGEHFGFSRERARQLEIRAKDKLKAELATLMAEVGGDQASMLG; encoded by the coding sequence ATGCAGGCCTCCCTCACCTCGACCGACTCCCTCTCGACCTACCTCTCGGAAATCAACCAGTACCCGCTGCTGACCCAGCAGGAAGAGCAGGCACTGGCGCGGAGCTTCCGTCAGGGAGATCTCCAGGCGGGCCACCGGCTGGTGACGAGCAACCTGCGCTTCGTGGTGAAGGTTGCCTACGAGTACCGCTCCTACGGCCTGCGCATGAGCGACCTCATCCAGGAGGCGAACATCGGCCTGATGAAGGCGGTGCAGAAGTTCGATCCGGACAAGGGCATCCGCCTCATCTCCTACGCGGTGTGGTGGATCCGCGCCTACATCCAGGGCTACGTGCTGAAGAACTGGTCGCTGGTGAAGCTGGGCACCACCCAGGCGCAGCGCCGGCTGTTCTTCGCCCTGGCGCGCACCCGCCGCGAGTTGGAGAAGCTGGGCAACACCGACGGCAACATCGTCAACGCCGAGGAGATCGCCCGCAAGCTGAACGTGAAGGCCTCTGAGGTGCGCGAGATGGAGCAGCGCATGGGCGGGCGCGACCTGTCCCTGGACGCCCCCATGGGCGAGGACGGGGACGCCACCCACATGGACTTCGTGGCCTCCGACTCCGTCTCGCAGGCGGATGAGGTGGCGGACCGCCAGGAGGCGGACCTGGCCCGTACCCGCATCCAGCAGGCGCTGCAGCGGCTGGACCCGCGCGAGCGCTTCATCATCGAGAAGCGCGTGATGAGCGACTCGGAGATGACCCTGAGCGAGCTGGGCGAGCACTTCGGCTTCTCGCGTGAGCGCGCCCGCCAGCTGGAGATCCGCGCCAAGGACAAGCTCAAGGCGGAGCTGGCCACGCTCATGGCCGAGGTCGGTGGCGACCAGGCCTCGATGCTGGGCTAG
- a CDS encoding PPK2 family polyphosphate kinase, with the protein MTLDKPGKKIRLASFSEKPPKGLTEKKCQQEFDALCAELFDLQDLLWGARQHAVMVVLQGRDSAGKDGTIKHVVGCLNPRGVHVTSFSAPTEEEREHDFLWRIHRHAPRRGEFAIFNRSHYEDVLVARVNKLVPKALWKHRYGHIRDFEELLSEHGTIVLKFFLHISLDEQEKRLLKREEEPRKSWKISAGDWKDRDHWDDYTEAYEDALSRTATKTAPWTIVPAESKWYRNLVVARTIAEALRPHRKAWQAQLDAVGENKKAELAQYRQQK; encoded by the coding sequence ATGACCTTGGACAAGCCGGGCAAGAAGATCCGGCTTGCCAGCTTCTCGGAGAAGCCCCCCAAGGGGCTGACCGAGAAGAAGTGCCAGCAGGAGTTCGACGCGCTGTGCGCGGAACTCTTCGACCTCCAGGACTTGCTCTGGGGGGCGCGGCAGCATGCCGTGATGGTCGTCCTGCAAGGCCGGGACAGCGCAGGCAAGGATGGGACGATCAAGCACGTGGTGGGCTGCCTCAATCCGCGGGGCGTCCACGTGACGTCCTTCAGCGCACCCACTGAAGAGGAGCGCGAGCACGACTTTCTCTGGCGCATCCACCGGCACGCGCCACGGCGGGGCGAGTTCGCCATCTTCAACCGCTCCCACTACGAGGACGTGCTCGTCGCGCGCGTGAACAAGCTGGTGCCCAAAGCGCTCTGGAAGCACCGCTACGGACACATCCGCGACTTCGAGGAGTTGCTGTCCGAGCACGGGACCATTGTCCTCAAGTTCTTCCTCCACATCAGCCTCGACGAGCAGGAGAAGCGGCTGCTCAAGCGCGAGGAGGAGCCGAGAAAGTCCTGGAAGATCAGCGCCGGGGACTGGAAGGACCGCGACCACTGGGACGACTACACGGAGGCGTACGAGGACGCCCTGTCCCGGACGGCGACGAAGACGGCGCCGTGGACCATCGTCCCTGCGGAATCCAAGTGGTACCGGAACCTCGTGGTCGCTCGAACGATCGCCGAGGCCCTCCGTCCGCACCGCAAAGCCTGGCAGGCCCAGTTGGATGCGGTCGGCGAGAACAAGAAGGCGGAGCTGGCGCAGTACCGCCAACAGAAGTGA
- a CDS encoding MBL fold metallo-hydrolase: MSEAIAGMPPAPPAAVPRPAAVVVLYRRVGSRVEVFWVKREKALSFAGGFYAFPGGKVDKADAAVPVRGISGEQAAACVAAARELFEETGVLVVPGAEAVPAERLKALRQELLSGQCPWGEMLAREGWGLRAEDFVPAGRWITPPFMPLRFDAHFFAVEMPQQAQAELWPGEFSEAAWVDPAEALARWERGTALLHTPNLHALKVLHQEGISQEAFASLVSPPHCVDFITRRLEFQQGVRVVALETLTLPPATHTNTYVLGNGELLIVDPGAGDAHEYEKLLELISLLEGEGLRPVAVFLTHHHGDHIAGARVVKERLGIPLWCHARTADRLDFAADRLLEDGEVLELAGSPPQRWHVLHTPGHARGHLSLVDALSHAAVVGDMVAGMSTIVIDPPEGNMRDYLAQLARLRDWPITTLYPAHGGPIPDGPGKLQEYLHHRALREARILEAIPTSGAPLSQVVKDAYSDTPVFLHPVAERSALATLEKLLEEGRIRTEAGHYFRE; this comes from the coding sequence ATGAGCGAAGCGATTGCCGGCATGCCACCTGCTCCCCCGGCGGCCGTGCCGCGGCCCGCGGCCGTGGTGGTTCTGTACCGGCGGGTGGGCTCGCGGGTGGAGGTGTTCTGGGTCAAGCGGGAGAAGGCGCTGAGCTTCGCGGGCGGCTTCTACGCCTTTCCGGGAGGGAAGGTGGATAAGGCGGACGCGGCGGTGCCGGTGCGGGGCATTTCCGGGGAGCAGGCCGCCGCGTGCGTGGCCGCTGCCCGGGAGCTCTTCGAAGAGACGGGGGTGCTGGTGGTCCCGGGGGCGGAGGCGGTGCCGGCGGAGCGGTTGAAGGCACTGCGCCAGGAGCTGTTGTCGGGCCAGTGCCCTTGGGGCGAGATGTTGGCCAGGGAGGGGTGGGGGCTCCGGGCGGAGGATTTCGTGCCAGCGGGCCGGTGGATCACCCCGCCCTTCATGCCCCTGCGCTTCGATGCCCACTTCTTCGCGGTGGAGATGCCGCAGCAGGCCCAGGCGGAGCTGTGGCCGGGAGAGTTCAGCGAGGCGGCCTGGGTGGATCCCGCCGAGGCGCTGGCCCGCTGGGAGCGGGGCACCGCCTTGCTGCATACGCCCAACCTCCATGCGCTGAAGGTCTTGCATCAGGAGGGCATTTCCCAGGAAGCGTTCGCGAGCCTGGTGTCACCCCCTCACTGCGTGGACTTCATCACCCGGCGCCTCGAGTTCCAGCAGGGGGTGCGGGTGGTGGCCCTGGAGACGCTCACGTTGCCTCCCGCCACGCACACCAACACGTATGTGCTGGGCAATGGCGAACTGCTCATCGTGGATCCAGGGGCGGGCGATGCGCACGAGTATGAGAAGCTGCTGGAGTTGATCTCTCTGCTGGAAGGGGAGGGGCTGCGGCCCGTGGCCGTCTTCCTCACCCACCACCATGGGGACCACATCGCCGGCGCCCGGGTGGTGAAGGAGCGGCTGGGCATTCCCCTGTGGTGCCACGCGCGCACGGCGGACCGGTTGGATTTCGCCGCGGATCGGCTCTTGGAGGACGGGGAGGTGCTGGAGCTGGCGGGCAGTCCGCCCCAGCGCTGGCACGTGTTGCACACGCCAGGGCATGCCCGGGGCCACCTCTCGCTGGTGGATGCGCTCAGCCATGCCGCCGTGGTGGGAGACATGGTGGCGGGGATGAGCACCATCGTGATTGATCCGCCCGAGGGCAACATGCGCGACTACCTGGCGCAGCTCGCACGGCTCCGGGACTGGCCCATCACCACGTTGTACCCCGCTCACGGGGGGCCCATCCCCGACGGACCGGGCAAGCTTCAGGAATACCTCCACCACCGGGCCCTGCGCGAGGCGCGCATCCTGGAGGCCATTCCCACTTCGGGCGCCCCCCTGTCCCAGGTGGTGAAGGACGCGTATTCGGACACGCCGGTCTTCCTGCACCCGGTGGCCGAGCGCAGCGCGTTGGCCACGCTGGAGAAGCTCCTGGAGGAAGGACGGATCCGGACGGAGGCGGGCCACTACTTCCGGGAGTAG
- a CDS encoding HD domain-containing protein produces the protein MRIRDPIHGTLSVSDPEKAIIDSRHYQRLRHVRQLGFGDLAFPGATHTRHAHSLGAMHVASRLFGAVADRSDLPEDVRSRFHTAVRLAVLCHDLGHMPLSHASESIAPLRAALKLPSWLDATAEGEQATHEDFTAKILLDSSLTPIIEKHFGPLGIRADAAVGLITGARPPKDPGFTHRGVDWTPLLRAIVSGELDADRMDYLLRDSFYTGVNYGRYDFDWIISNLNPAVKDGRAYLALSRAAAFAFEDFLLSRYHMFVSVYYHHTSVNFDYMLRRYYEEAPGEFEIPADPEDFLLSDDAALWYTLRRSKNRWAERISMRKGFKLLAQFTERDAGYDMDVLRSALVAGQFEHYIVESRGVLSKYFAEGSQGPSLFIVDVSTGRLTEVARYTPLYQRYSGSVRLTRIYVRPDQVEAARTLMGRLLGQAVES, from the coding sequence ATGCGGATTCGCGACCCGATTCACGGCACCCTCTCCGTGAGCGACCCGGAGAAGGCCATCATTGACAGCCGCCACTACCAGCGGCTGCGCCACGTGCGCCAACTGGGCTTTGGGGACCTGGCATTCCCCGGTGCCACCCACACACGGCATGCCCACTCGCTGGGGGCCATGCATGTGGCGTCCCGGCTGTTTGGCGCCGTGGCGGACCGCTCGGACTTGCCCGAGGACGTCCGCTCCCGGTTTCACACCGCCGTCCGGCTGGCGGTGCTGTGCCATGACTTGGGCCACATGCCCTTGTCTCACGCCTCCGAGAGCATCGCGCCGCTCCGGGCTGCCTTGAAGTTGCCGTCCTGGCTGGACGCCACCGCGGAGGGTGAGCAGGCCACCCATGAGGACTTCACCGCGAAGATCCTGCTCGACAGCTCGCTCACGCCCATCATCGAGAAGCACTTCGGGCCGCTGGGCATCCGGGCGGATGCCGCCGTGGGGCTCATCACCGGTGCTCGGCCCCCCAAGGATCCGGGGTTCACCCACCGGGGGGTGGACTGGACGCCGCTCCTGCGGGCCATCGTGTCGGGGGAGCTGGACGCGGACCGGATGGACTACCTGCTGCGCGACTCTTTCTATACAGGCGTCAATTACGGCCGCTACGACTTCGATTGGATCATCTCCAACCTGAACCCGGCGGTGAAGGACGGGCGGGCCTATCTGGCGCTGAGCCGGGCGGCGGCGTTTGCCTTCGAGGATTTCCTGCTCAGCCGCTACCACATGTTCGTCTCGGTCTATTACCACCACACCTCGGTGAACTTCGATTACATGCTGCGGCGCTACTATGAGGAGGCCCCCGGGGAGTTCGAGATTCCCGCCGATCCGGAGGACTTCCTGCTCAGCGACGATGCGGCGCTCTGGTACACGCTGCGCCGCTCGAAGAACCGCTGGGCGGAGCGCATCTCCATGCGGAAGGGCTTCAAGCTGCTGGCCCAATTCACCGAACGCGACGCGGGCTATGACATGGACGTGCTGCGCAGCGCGTTGGTGGCCGGGCAGTTCGAGCACTACATCGTCGAGTCCCGCGGGGTGCTCTCCAAGTATTTCGCGGAGGGCTCCCAGGGGCCGAGCCTCTTCATCGTCGATGTGTCCACGGGGCGACTCACCGAGGTGGCCCGGTACACCCCGCTGTACCAGCGCTACAGTGGCTCGGTGCGGTTGACGCGCATCTACGTGAGGCCCGACCAGGTGGAGGCGGCGCGCACCTTGATGGGACGGTTGCTGGGACAGGCGGTGGAGTCATGA